AATGGGTGAACCTTGTCATCAGATATTTGTCAATTGATGTAGCTCAGCCTTTTGTTCATAGTTTGTTtatctctcttctttcttcctccgGGGGTGCTCTCTATATTTTCTTTTACCCAAAGCGGCTTGGCGCCGGTGTTCATCGACAATTTCTACGGTGGACTCAAAGCCAATTTGCAACTTAGAGCAAATGGGCAGTCTGTAGCCTGAATATCTTGGAGTGAATCGAAAATGAAAATGTATTAACAGTGCACATATCCATAATTGCCATAATGCTTTTTGACATTTTTCTCCCAGAACGCCACAAAGTATGCAATATCAGACAAATATACAACCCACGAAGGCTTGAGTCAAGAACATTACTTTTCAGACACTCCGTCACTCAAACAGTCTCAGTCTGAGGGAAAGAGGTACGGTTCAAGATAGCTACACCCTCGACATGACCGGTCTGAGGGAAGAAATCAAAGCCACGTATGCTCTCAATCTCATAGCGAACATTCTGCTTTTCATCACCCTGCACCATAACAGCAACGTCGCGAGCCTGGGTATGGACGTTACAGCTGACATAGACAACACGACGCGGCTTGAAATCAAGCATCTGGCGCAGGAAGTCTTCTGAACAACCCTTGCGAGGTGGGTCAATAACCAGCAATGTCTGATCTGATGGGTAGGGAACATCCTTGAAGAGAGTAGCGGCGTCAGCAGCAGCGAAGCCTGTATTGGGAAGATTGTTTGCACGAGCATTCTCACGTGCTGAAACGATGGAATCGCCTCCAATATCAACACCGAGACTGGACTTGAACAATGGGGAGAGGGTAATTGTGAACAGGCCTGAGCCGGAGTACGCGTCCAAGAGGTATTTGATGGGCTTTGCGTCTTTGTCGTTGCCTGCTGGTATGGCTTGCGAACGAATATACTCCGTGAAGCCGGACAAAATTGAGTTGTTGTTTTGGAAGAAGGCACCTGCTTTGTTGCTAAAAATGTAGTCGTCGACGTACTCGAAGGAAGTGGCGTTATTGTCTGTGACGCAACGCTTCTCTTCGATGTAGTTTTCGCGCTCGATGCGGATCACATCGCCCGTGTCTGCGTTGGGAGTGACGGCAATCCCGCCGACAGTGGGAGTCTCACCCTCCGGAGTAGGCAAGGCATCTTTGGGGATTCGTGTGGTCGATTCCCGCATCAGGAGAGTGGCACCTCGCTTGTAAGAACGGATGTTCTCCGCAACTCGTTTCCTCTCACTGGTGAGTCCGCGACGCACAATGTCTGTTCCCAGGGGACAGTCTTCGATGTCCATGTCAAGTCGTCGGTTCTTGTATGTGAATCCAATCGGGGGGACCTGCGGTTCTTCACCATCCTGCTTAGAGCCTTTGCCGGCGCCACCATGTGCGAAATGCGGCGTGAGCTTTGTGCGATATCCAAATTGCATTGGCGAAGCAAAGGTTTCTCCAATGGTAGGAACAAGCTCCGGGATCAATCCAGAGAAATTTGCATAGGCCTTCTCCACAATGCGCCGTTTGTGAGCAAGCTGGTCCTCGTAGGACATCATCTGAAGCTGACACCCAGAACACTCCCCGAAGTATTTGCATCCAATCAGCGCATCGTTTCTCTGGGGACCCGGTTCGATCACTTTGACGAAATCGGTCAAGCTGTATGACAATGATTCGAAATGCTTCACCAGTTTGACCCGCACAATGTCTCCAGGGACTGAGAATGGAACAACATAGACATGTCTCCCATTGTCAGCGAGCGCTAGACCATCGCCTGTTGACGAAAGCTCCACAATCTTGACATCAATCTCAGTGAACTTCTCGGGAAGGGACATAGGCTCGCTGCCGCCGTCCTGCTCGGTTTCGTTGCGTTTCAGAAGCTGGTTGATATCGCAAATTAGAACCTCATCATGCCCACTGCTCTTGTTGTTCTTGTCGACCTTCGCCTTCTTGCGCTTGCCGTCGAAGTGTTTCTTAGGACCGTTCTGCATTATTGCGGGGATTGGCGTATTCGTTGAGCGGCGTTGATAATAAAGTTTGGAAGCCGGCCGCACTTGAAGAGCCGTTAGTGTCtgagaagacaaagatgaAGTCAAGCGCCTAACAGATGACCGTATTGCAAACATATAAGGTGAAAAGCGACAGCGAAATAATTTCTGGAACGAAAATCATCAAATAGGAAATTTATTGGAAACGCATCTAACGCGTCGTTGATTGGTTGGATACTGACCGCCCGCAAGAAAGAAATTCATCCCGACGCTTCACCTCCGACTGGCCTCTTTTGCCTTTGCGTCCCCCAATTGTCTCCGCATTCCGCGTTTTTCTTTATTTTTCAAGCTCTCAACCGGCCTCTCTTTGGCTGGGGAGCTCACTGCACCATCATAATGAACATCACACGGCCAGCACGATGCCTTTTATGCAGCTTCACCCGTGCTGCCGGCCCAAGTACGCAAGTCCCTCGACGCCAATTCCATCCTACTCCCGCGCCTCTCTCGAACCGGAAACCCAAGTTCCCCAATGTTAAGGCTCCTCGGGTGGGTGATTATAAGCCTTACACGGAAGAGCAGAAGGCCGAGCTCGCCAAGGAGTACTCGGAGGCACAGATGGCCGCTGTCGAAGCCGGCGAAGCCGCTATCGACCCGAAGGATCTGGCAGAACAAATAAACGAACGCAGTGATCCCATGGCATTCAAGTACATCGATGACTTCTCGGTGATTGAGCCCGGCATTGATCGACACCAACGCGCCCCGCAGTCGAACTCAGATTACAATTTCAAGTTGAAGAGCGAGGATGATTTCGTGAAGGACTTCGGCCAATATATCCTTGAGATGCCCGATAACGCGACAGGTGCAGACTTCGTTAAGTTCGCAGACAACCTGCGCGTCACCCACGGCAAGGAGGAGAGTGAGCTCGCCCCTCACAGCGCACTTGTTCCGGATCTCTTCGGACCCGGAGAGACCATTGATGAGCCTCGCGTGGAAGAGCGGAAGACAGCCGCAGAGAAGGGCGAGAAGGAGCGCTCAGCAGAGGCCGAGGAAATGACAGATGCCCTCAAGAGCCTGCTCCTGGCTACGGGCTACACGGAGAGCCAGGTCAAGGGCCTCCGCACCAAGACTCTTGTTTCACACAGCGTCACCAACCAGACTCGACTAGGAAAGGTCCGCCGTGCATACCGTCTTTCCATCGCCGGTAACGCAAATGGTCTGCTGGGTATCGGTGAGGCCAAGTCCGATGAAGCCTCCGATGCAAAGATCCAGTCGCAATACCGTGCCATCCGAAACATGCAGCCCATTCCCCGCTACGAGAACCGAACCATCTTTGGCGATGTCAAGGGCAAAGTGGGTGCCACAGAGTTGCAGCTGATGCACCGTCCACCAGGTATGTCTAGTTTCGTCCCCCGGCGTGTTCCTTTTTTCTAACAACCAACAGGCTTCGGACTCCGTGTCCAATACCTCATCTATGAGATGTGCCGCGCCGGTGGAATTCATGATCTATCCGCCCGAGTTGGTCGCTCAAGGAACCAGATGAACACAGTCAAGGCCGCCTATCAGGCGCTCATGAGCCAGCGTAACCCAGAGCAGGTTGCGCACGCACTCGGCAGGAAAGTTGTCGATGTGCGCAAGGTTTACTACGCAGGGAAAATTTAGGGCACATCACGGCCTTGACTTGCTGCTACGTCTCAGCGTGTATATAATgcttctcttttccttcctcttcttcttgtgtCTTATGCATGTACTTCTATAAGTTGGTTGTTAAACCTGATGGGTCATCAATTCTCCAATTCTCCAGTATCTTGGGCTATTCCCAGCATATCTGAAAAATTATCAAGGTTCTTTTGCATAAACACCATCTGATTTGCGCCAAAACGAAAACTTGACAACAACACCCCGGGTATAATACGCGAGTAAACAGAAAAAGAACCATGAAACACCTTAGAcaattttgtttttttactCCCTTACTGGAACGTCATGTCTCCCTCCCCCTCGTATTCTCCCTGCTGATACTCGTGGTCCTGGAAATGACGGTCCTCGTtttgctgctgttgctgttgctctTCATTCTCATTCCAGATCTGCTGCTGCAAGACAATGCTATACACACTGGCCTTGAGCAGGGTGCATACAGTCGCAGTCTTGCGTTCAAGGAGACGAAGGCCGTCGAGGGGCATGGAGGCGGGCGAGCCGGCAAGGTCGGCGAGTTTGTCGGACAGCTATACGCGAGGCATTAGTCAGTAACCAGTATCAAAAATAATGGTAGTTCTTGTGGTTTTCAATATGACGTTGTTTGTATCCTATTCCTATAAAAAAGATTGTCCTCAAAAGCTCAGATCAAGGTCTTCTCCCACGTACCTGGTTGACATTCTGTAGCAATCGAGCGTATTCTTCCAATACTTCCTGCTCCAGATCTGACATGAGAGGATTATCGGATCCCAAGAGGGGGTTATTTGAGTGACCTTGGCCGTGCGAGGGGTCTGCGTCGCCCATTGATTGGGGGATTGGAGGGGTGGTTTCCGCGGGGTCGACCTCAGCGTACGAGTAATCGTTGTCTGAGTCTTCAGGCGCGAAGGCAGACATTGTTGAGAGTTCTTGAGTTTGTTTACGGTTTTCTTGAAAGTGGGCGTTGAGCTGCGAAAGCCGCGAAAGC
Above is a genomic segment from Penicillium digitatum chromosome 3, complete sequence containing:
- a CDS encoding TRNA(M5U54)methyltransferase, encoding MQNGPKKHFDGKRKKAKVDKNNKSSGHDEVLICDINQLLKRNETEQDGGSEPMSLPEKFTEIDVKIVELSSTGDGLALADNGRHVYVVPFSVPGDIVRVKLVKHFESLSYSLTDFVKVIEPGPQRNDALIGCKYFGECSGCQLQMMSYEDQLAHKRRIVEKAYANFSGLIPELVPTIGETFASPMQFGYRTKLTPHFAHGGAGKGSKQDGEEPQVPPIGFTYKNRRLDMDIEDCPLGTDIVRRGLTSERKRVAENIRSYKRGATLLMRESTTRIPKDALPTPEGETPTVGGIAVTPNADTGDVIRIERENYIEEKRCVTDNNATSFEYVDDYIFSNKAGAFFQNNNSILSGFTEYIRSQAIPAGNDKDAKPIKYLLDAYSGSGLFTITLSPLFKSSLGVDIGGDSIVSARENARANNLPNTGFAAADAATLFKDVPYPSDQTLLVIDPPRKGCSEDFLRQMLDFKPRRVVYVSCNVHTQARDVAVMVQGDEKQNVRYEIESIRGFDFFPQTGHVEGVAILNRTSFPQTETV
- a CDS encoding DASH complex, subunit Dad3 produces the protein MSAFAPEDSDNDYSYAEVDPAETTPPIPQSMGDADPSHGQGHSNNPLLGSDNPLMSDLEQEVLEEYARLLQNVNQLSDKLADLAGSPASMPLDGLRLLERKTATVCTLLKASVYSIVLQQQIWNENEEQQQQQQNEDRHFQDHEYQQGEYEGEGDMTFQ
- a CDS encoding mitochondrial 37S ribosomal protein uS5m, yielding MNITRPARCLLCSFTRAAGPSTQVPRRQFHPTPAPLSNRKPKFPNVKAPRVGDYKPYTEEQKAELAKEYSEAQMAAVEAGEAAIDPKDLAEQINERSDPMAFKYIDDFSVIEPGIDRHQRAPQSNSDYNFKLKSEDDFVKDFGQYILEMPDNATGADFVKFADNLRVTHGKEESELAPHSALVPDLFGPGETIDEPRVEERKTAAEKGEKERSAEAEEMTDALKSLLLATGYTESQVKGLRTKTLVSHSVTNQTRLGKVRRAYRLSIAGNANGLLGIGEAKSDEASDAKIQSQYRAIRNMQPIPRYENRTIFGDVKGKVGATELQLMHRPPGFGLRVQYLIYEMCRAGGIHDLSARVGRSRNQMNTVKAAYQALMSQRNPEQVAHALGRKVVDVRKVYYAGKI